A window of the Candida orthopsilosis Co 90-125, chromosome 1 draft sequence genome harbors these coding sequences:
- a CDS encoding Cwh43 sensor/transporter protein (predicted role in cell wall biogenesis) — translation MSEKLNSQVTPPVSHISFNAKYISYAHTLFASSSFLAALAVGCYLHYYKIVQNASFGYPDEWFPSVSATIGDRYPERSVFQIVIAMTAGPRFLLLAFNFLSLYKANSYLPYVALTSGVLRTLTAGGWMYITSTDDHDAHDVFMIGYIVLTIPWDMCTTLLSEKGSFQRKARFYTGISFFGTLVPLIYWFIQHKVHVRPGAYSVYAYFEWSLIMLDILFDAWSALDYRDIDVSISGEGLKLISGQKKKSVQVTHTKYAKPENGEEFSNVEVVSNLINSYMYWTVLTSLFLCVWYFPLWYMGISGYEAVVVSIFLSPLVLFPRSLRVYLAQNPQFTRSLTVICGIGAYKFEDPEQKLLAITAGTVFGIISIVNEFWALSKYPKKLSSFIATIMLGLLATSTFKFLFYSNNPIWPIMHKENGGYNPLGIFIGLLGAFFTPTLQKDVLISAKTPEKVGGSLFLGAIGFGGYYFALQALLSDSGTLALWTWEGFPIRGPTPVTGAFPHVLTFAIALLITLKVHPNVFSSWGYNILVGGGSAFAFYFLKHWVGYVGTLVFVFYIVSIGPLILHSITDYNPAGVFFLGYFLNIVISLASVWIVAYAFVPGGPLLRERTDIVLSTAVLSIFAGVANYNLRKSAISKINFYSNKTFKQVSTIITVLLALALTTSIKRWPTGLGKPYHPETETFTAGIWCVHFGLDNDMWSSETRMRDLIKDAELDIIGLLETDTQRLIGGNRDFTQKIAEDLGMYVDYGPGPNKHTWGAALLSKFPIIQSTHHLLPSPVGELAPAIHATLDIYGNLVDVVVFHSGQEEDVEDRRLQSLGIEEIMANSERPLVLLSYLVTDPLVGNYHTYVSEKSRMHDIDSTDWDRWCEYILFRDLRKIAYARISRSTITDTELQIAKFGFGEFENHDYHFVNEDEVDENLRMPQIFRGDGVRGHRYHVFDEPRYFAPGL, via the coding sequence ATGTCAGAGAAGTTAAATAGTCAAGTGACTCCACCTGTCAGTCatatttcattcaatgcaAAATACATATCCTATGCACACACATTGTTTGCAAGTCTGTCGTTCCTTGCAGCATTGGCCGTAGGATGTTACTTGCATTATTATAAAATTGTCCAGAACGCCTCATTTGGATACCCTGACGAATGGTTCCCCAGTGTTTCAGCAACTATTGGTGATAGATACCCTGAGAGATCagtgtttcaaattgtaattGCAATGACTGCAGGTCCAAGATTTTTGCTACTTGCATTCAACTTTCTCAGCTTGTATAAAGCTAATTCATACTTGCCCTATGTTGCACTCACTTCTGGGGTTTTAAGAACATTGACTGCAGGTGGCTGGATGTACATCACATCAACCGATGATCATGATGCACATGATGTATTTATGATTGGCTATATTGTTTTGACAATACCGTGGGATATGTGTACAACTTTGTTATCAGAAAAGGGCTCCTTTCAAAGAAAAGCTAGATTTTACACGGGTATCAGCTTCTTCGGTACATTGGTTCCGTTGATTTATTGGTTCATTCAGCATAAAGTTCACGTACGACCTGGCGCTTACTCAGTATATGCTTATTTCGAGTGGTCACTTATCATGTTGGATATTCTTTTCGATGCTTGGTCAGCACTAGATTATAGGGACATTGATGTGTCCATTTCAGGTGAaggattgaaattgatttcgggacaaaaaaaaaagtcCGTTCAAGTGACCCATACAAAATATGCTAAACCGGAAAATGGGGAAGAGTTTTCTAACGTTGAAGTTGTctccaatttgataaattcgTACATGTATTGGACAGTTTTGAcatctttatttttatgTGTTTGGTATTTCCCATTGTGGTATATGGGTATATCCGGATATGAAGCAGTCGTTGTATCTATATTTTTGTCCCCATTGGTGTTGTTTCCACGAAGCTTGAGAGTTTATCTTGCTCAGAATCCACAATTTACAAGATCGTTGACAGTGATTTGTGGAATTGGTGCatacaaatttgaagacCCAGAACAAAAATTATTAGCCATAACTGCAGGAACTGTGTTCGGTATTATATCAATCGTGAATGAGTTTTGGGCATTGTCAAAGTAtccaaaaaaattgagcTCTTTTATTGCAACTATAATGTTGGGGCTTTTAGCTACATcaactttcaaattcttgtttTATTCAAACAATCCCATATGGCCAATTATGCATAAGGAAAATGGTGGATATAATCCATTAGGAATATTCATTGGATTACTTGGAGCTTTCTTCACCCCCACATTGCAAAAAGATGTATTAATCAGTGCGAAGACTCCGGAGAAAGTTGGTGGATCTCTTTTTCTAGGTGcaattggatttggtgGGTACTATTTTGCGTTACAAGCGTTGTTGTCAGACTCTGGCACATTGGCCCTTTGGACCTGGGAGGGGTTCCCAATAAGAGGACCCACTCCAGTAACTGGTGCATTTCCTCATGTCTTGACATTTGCGATCGCTCTTCTCATAACATTAAAAGTGCATCCAAATGTTTTTAGTAGTTGGGGTTACAACATCCTCGTTGGAGGAGGAAGTGCATTTGCATTTTACTTTTTAAAACATTGGGTGGGATATGTTGGTACTTTGGTTTTCGTGTTCTACATTGTTTCTATTGGTCCACTTATTTTGCATTCAATTACAGATTACAATCCAGCAGGTGTGTTTTTCCTTGGATATTTTTTAAACATTGTAATTTCATTAGCCAGTGTTTGGATTGTAGCATATGCATTTGTTCCGGGTGGTCCGTTGTTGAGGGAAAGAACCGACATTGTGTTGTCTACGGCTGTTCTTCTGATTTTTGCTGGTGTTGCGAACTACAACTTGAGAAAGAgtgcaatttcaaagatcaATTTCTACAGCaacaaaactttcaaacaagtatcaacaatcatCACCGTGCTACTAGCTTTGGCTTTGACTACAAGCATCAAAAGATGGCCTACTGGATTGGGTAAGCCCTACCATCCGGAGACAGAAACATTTACCGCTGGAATTTGGTGTGTTCATTTCGGTTTGGATAACGACATGTGGTCATCAGAAACAAGAATGAGAGATCTTATAAAAGACGCTGAATTAGACATTATTGGGCTTTTGGAAACAGACACTCAACGATTAATTGGTGGAAATAGAGACTTTACGCAAAAGATTGCTGAAGATTTAGGAATGTATGTTGATTATGGTCCGGGCCCAAACAAACACACTTGGGGAGCAGCATTATTATCTAAATTCCCAATCATACAATCAACACATCATCTTTTGCCTTCGCCCGTTGGTGAGTTAGCACCTGCTATACATGCGACATTGGACATTTATGGCAACTTGGTTGATGTTGTAGTTTTCCATTCGGgtcaagaagaagatgttgaGGATCGTAGGCTACAGAGTTTGGGCATTGAGGAAATCATGGCCAATTCTGAAAGACCAttagttttgttgagttaTTTGGTTACTGATCCATTAGTTGGCAATTACCATACCTATGTATCGGAAAAGTCAAGAATGCatgatattgattcaa
- a CDS encoding subunit of mitochondrial NADH-ubiquinone oxidoreductase produces the protein MGKLDSYENHSRPELVSFDDISYNDLSQVDAARKSMLREQWIRVYELRVTHEAVRKCRQYHQDDAGRNCKSLILKYLKMLESYPIQGYQGYQKNDPSK, from the exons ATGG GAAAATTGGACAGCTATGAAAACCACCTGAGGCCAGAACTCGTTTCATTCGATGATATAAGTTACAATGACTTATCACAAGTAGATGCAGCAAGAAAATCGATGTTGAGAGAGCAATGGATAAGAGTATATGAATTAAGAGTGACACATGAAGCTGTAAGGAAATGCAGACAATACCACCAAGACGATGCTGGtagaaattgcaaaagtttgattttaaaatatttgaagATGCTAGAAAGTTACCCAATACAAGGTTATCAAGGTTACCAAAAAAATGATCCGTCGAAATAG
- a CDS encoding Atp3 F1-ATP synthase complex subunit, with product MFRLGVNQAVRSAPRVRNYATLREIENRLKSIKNIEKITNTMKIVASTRLNKAQRAMQSSRVFNESEKEFNQNADPKEAEKLQEEGAAASSNPEKTLLIVVSSDKGLCGSIHSQLSKSARKRTEELNGNVDIVAVGDKVKAQLSRTHTDKLKLAFNGIGKEAPNFTEVALIADEIAKLGKYGNVEILYNKFVSGVSFEPSTFAVYASDIIENAPGINKYEFEGEDAVQSLAEFSLANNLLTAMAEGYASEISARRNAMDNASKNAGDMINSYSILYNRTRQAVITNELVDIITGASSLE from the exons ATGTTTCGTTTAGGTGTCAATCAAGCTGTTCGTTCAGCTCCACGTGTAAG AAACTATGCTACATTAcgtgaaattgaaaaccGTCttaaatcaatcaagaatattgaaaaaattacCAATACTATGAAGATTGTTGCCTCCACTAGATTAAACAAGGCTCAAAGAGCTATGCAATCATCACGTGTCTTTAACGAGAGTGAGAAAGAGTTTAACCAAAACGCTGATCCAAAAGAAGCtgaaaaattacaagaaGAAGGTGCAGCTGCTTCATCTAATCCAGAAAAGActttattgattgttgtttcttctgATAAAGGATTATGTGGATCAATTCATTCGCAATTATCTAAATCTGCCAGAAAGAGAactgaagaattgaatggTAATGTTGATATCGTTGCTGTTGGAGATAAAGTTAAAGCCCAATTATCAAGAACTCATactgataaattgaaattggctTTCAATGGTATTGGTAAAGAAGCTCCAAATTTCACTGAAGTTGCTTTAATTGCTGATGAAATTGCTAAATTAGGCAAATAtggaaatgttgaaattcttTACAACAAGTTTGTTTCTGGTGTTTCTTTTGAACCATCAACTTTTGCTGTCTATGCTTCTGATATTATTGAGAATGCTCCAGGTATCAACAAGTATGAATTTGAAGGTGAAGATGCCGTACAAAGCTTGGCTGAATTCTCATTGGCTAACAACTTGTTGACTGCTATGGCTGAAGGTTATGCTTCTGAAATTTCTGCCAGAAGAAATGCTATGGATAATGCATCAAAGAATGCTGGTGATATGATTAACAGTTACTCAATCTTGTATAACAGAACTAGACAAGCTGTTATTACCAATGAATTAGTTGATATTATTACTGGTGCTTCATCTTTGGAATAA
- a CDS encoding endosomal transmembrane protein has translation MKLRPIHLFILLFTPFVYASILDLGFKPNYYQMGDQVDLLVNKVESDKTQLPFAYFSLTFVCPPMNNAKPVHLSLGEILRGDRIWQSGYDLRFGIDQPCLRLCDLRATQSGIRRASNLIKDGYVVHWSIDGLPGATTFETNNHRRKYYAAGFPMGFVDENDISYLYNHVMLVIRYHRGVTNGEYTIVGFEVYPKSVINEECPGTRKDYQNFPLLYKVDEKGELIQERTRIPYTYSVYWREDKSIDYESRWDLYYENESGESQSKIHWISFINSTVLIFLASLIVMIVMIQVLKKDIRQQSPSLPITEGDVTGSDPVGISASAITTGGWKNLANEVNAIPQAELLLTTLVSGGIQMLIAIVGVIVITSLNSIKSKHYFFNNHQGALFSFAIFCFMGSGLVSSSLGIILHKLFCKETHQQYDIVKTLILSLMFSAVLPAFLFVLMFILNFFVWAQDSSTALPFGTIVVFVLLFILIQCPLGMIGGIYGNKYKFNPKNNLSTYGDEEKLQRQSKQWTLRTIYRSISPVSYFKNVLVFGLIPFGIVYVELLFVFNSVWLEKTTFYYMYGFLFITTVMLLIIIIELTIVAIYISLVYYNDANWTWLSFKVGSSIAWYIYAYSIYYFITVLNIDDFVSSLLYFSYMGLACFIISIACGAVGVITGLLFIRKIYGAVKLE, from the coding sequence ATGAAACTACGTCCAATACATTTGTTTATTCTACTATTCACACCATTCGTATATGCTAGTATTCTAGACCTAGGGTTCAAACCCAACTACTATCAAATGGGTGACCAAGTTGATCTCTTAGTCAATAAAGTCGAATCCGACAAAACCCAACTTCCCTTTGCTTATTTCTCATTAACATTTGTTTGTCCCCCTATGAACAATGCCAAACCAGTTCATTTATCCTTGGGGGAAATCTTACGCGGAGATCGTATTTGGCAAAGTGGTTATGATTTgagatttggaattgatcaacCATGTTTACGATTATGTGATTTACGTGCAACACAATCGGGGATTCGACGTGCATCgaatttgattaaagatGGATATGTTGTTCATTGGTCAATTGATGGGTTACCCGGTGCTACTACTTTTGAAACTAATAATCATCGAAGGAAATATTATGCTGCTGGATTCCCCATGggatttgttgatgaaaatgatattAGTTATTTGTATAATCATGTGATGTTGGTGATTCGATATCATCGGGGAGTTACAAATGGGGAATATACAATCGTTGGGTTTGAAGTGTACCCCAAAAGTGTCATTAATGAAGAATGTCCCGGTACCAGAAaagattatcaaaatttccCCTTGCTTtataaagttgatgaaaaggGGGAATTGATCCAGGAAAGAACAAGGATTCCTTATACATATTCAGTATATTGGAGAGAAGATAAATCTATAGATTATGAATCTAGATGGGATTTGTATTATGAAAACGAATCGGGGGAATCTCAACTGAAGATACATTGGATTTCATTTATTAATTCAACCGTATTGATCTTTTTGGCATCTTTGATTGTTATGATTGTTATGAtacaagttttgaaaaaggataTACGACAACAATCCCCAAGTTTACCAATAACCGAGGGTGATGTCACTGGAAGCGACCCTGTTGGTATCAGTGCTTCTGCTATTACTACTGGCGGATGGAAGAATTTAGCCAATGAAGTGAATGCTATTCCTCAAGCTGAATTGTTATTAACAACATTGGTCCTGGGTGGAATACAAATGTTGATTGCCATAGTAGGAGTCATTGTAATAACCAGTCTtaattcaatcaaatcaaaacattattttttcaataatcaTCAAGGTgcattattttcatttgcaattttctGCTTTATGGGATCAGGTTTagtatcttcttctttgggAATCATCCTACATAAGCTATTCTGCAAAGAGactcatcaacaatacGATATAGTCAAGACATTGATTTTATCATTGATGTTTAGTGCTGTATTGCCAGCATTTTTATTTGTATTGATGTTcattttaaatttctttgtCTGGGCTCAAGATTCGTCAACTGCGTTGCCATTTGGAACCATTGTGgtgtttgtgttgttgtttattttgattcaatgtCCGCTAGGTATGATTGGAGGGATTTATGGTAATAAATACAAGTTCAATCCAAAAAACAACTTGTCAACTTatggtgatgaagagaaacTACAACgtcaatcaaaacaatggACGTTAAGGACCATATACAGACTGATTTCGCCGGTGTcgtatttcaaaaatgtcCTTGTATTTGGTCTTATCCCATTCGGAATAGTTTACGTTGAACTTTTATTCGTGTTTAATTCCGTTTGGTTGGAAAAAACGACATTTTATTACATGTATGGATTCCTATTCATCACTACAGTGATGTTACTAATAATCATTATTGAGCTAACAATTGTGGCAATTTATATATCCTTAGTCTATTATAACGATGCAAATTGGACTTGGTTATCATTCAAAGTTGGATCAAGTATCGCCTGGTATATCTATGCATActcaatttattatttCATCACtgttttgaatattgatgattttgttaGTTCATTGTTATACTTTAGTTATATGGGATTGGCATGTTTTATTATTAGTATTGCTTGTGGTGCAGTTGGTGTAATCACGGGTTTGCTTTTTATCAGAAAGATATATGGAGCGGTTAAGCTCGAGTAG